A DNA window from Stutzerimonas stutzeri contains the following coding sequences:
- the hmpA gene encoding NO-inducible flavohemoprotein, with protein MLCAEQITLIKATVPLLESGGEALTTHFYQLLLTEHPEVQPLFNQAHQASGEQPRALANGVLMYAKHIDRLEALGPLVAQIINKHVALQVLPEHYPLVGSCLLRAIREVLGAEVATDAVIDAWGAAYRQLADILIGQEEELYQSKAEAVGGWRGARRFRIARKVVESDEITSFHLQPDDGEPVMEFLPGQYIGLRLEIDGKDVRRNYSLSAAGNGREYRISVKREPGGVVSNALHGMPEDALLELFAPAGEFTLQPGDKPLVLISGGVGITPTLAMLEQALASARPVHFIHCARNAEVHAFRHSVDALAERHAQLKRFYCYEEHSDATPVPDAVGRLSEHQLAEWLPADRDVDAYFLGPKPFMAAVRRQLKSLGVPEQQTRYEFFGPASALD; from the coding sequence ATGCTTTGTGCTGAACAGATCACCCTTATCAAGGCCACCGTACCGCTGCTGGAGAGCGGCGGCGAGGCGCTGACCACTCATTTCTACCAGCTGCTGCTCACCGAACATCCCGAGGTGCAGCCGCTATTCAACCAAGCCCACCAGGCCAGCGGCGAGCAGCCACGTGCCCTGGCCAACGGCGTATTGATGTACGCCAAACATATCGACCGCCTCGAAGCGCTCGGCCCACTGGTCGCACAGATCATCAACAAACACGTCGCCTTGCAGGTCCTGCCCGAGCATTACCCGCTGGTGGGCTCCTGCCTGCTGCGTGCCATTCGCGAAGTGCTGGGCGCGGAAGTCGCCACCGATGCGGTGATCGATGCCTGGGGTGCTGCCTATCGGCAGCTGGCTGACATCCTCATCGGCCAGGAAGAAGAACTCTATCAATCCAAGGCCGAGGCCGTTGGCGGCTGGCGTGGCGCGCGGCGTTTTCGCATCGCTCGCAAAGTCGTCGAGAGCGACGAGATCACCTCATTCCATCTGCAACCAGACGATGGCGAGCCAGTGATGGAGTTTCTGCCCGGCCAGTACATCGGCCTGCGCCTGGAGATCGACGGCAAGGACGTGCGGCGCAACTATTCGCTGTCCGCCGCCGGCAATGGCCGCGAATACCGCATTAGCGTCAAGCGCGAGCCCGGCGGCGTGGTGTCCAACGCTTTGCATGGCATGCCTGAGGACGCACTACTGGAACTGTTCGCACCGGCGGGCGAGTTCACCTTGCAACCCGGTGACAAGCCCTTGGTGCTGATCAGCGGCGGCGTGGGTATTACGCCAACCCTGGCAATGCTGGAACAGGCACTGGCCAGCGCACGACCGGTGCATTTCATCCACTGCGCCCGCAATGCCGAGGTACACGCTTTCCGCCATAGCGTGGATGCACTTGCCGAGCGCCACGCGCAGCTCAAGCGCTTCTACTGCTACGAGGAACACTCCGACGCAACGCCCGTGCCGGATGCCGTCGGCCGACTCAGCGAGCATCAACTCGCCGAATGGCTGCCCGCCGACCGCGATGTCGATGCCTACTTTCTCGGGCCGAAGCCGTTCATGGCTGCAGTTCGCCGTCAGCTGAAATCGCTCGGCGTGCCAGAGCAGCAGACTCGCTACGAGTTCTTCGGCCCCGCTTCCGCGCTCGATTGA
- a CDS encoding DUF2188 domain-containing protein gives MEIYHITFEDDRWVLREEGDQRALLEAGNRQDILDETRDYMKLRTALVNVHGSDGNVEEEHRYPQEQDPLATGG, from the coding sequence ATGGAGATTTATCACATCACGTTCGAGGACGACCGTTGGGTGCTACGCGAAGAAGGCGATCAACGCGCACTGCTCGAAGCCGGGAACAGACAGGACATCCTCGATGAAACCCGCGATTACATGAAACTGCGTACCGCGCTGGTCAACGTGCATGGCAGCGACGGCAACGTCGAAGAAGAGCACCGCTACCCGCAGGAACAGGACCCGCTGGCGACTGGCGGCTAA
- a CDS encoding urea transporter: MRAPVALRAVLHAFAQIFLQRHAGCGALVILALALANPALLAGALFGVLMAHAGAVWLGYPAGDHEDGLYGYNPALLGALLVHLLGLTPVSLATIAAASLASCPLQAWLLNRLRHHGGLPGFTFPFVLIGFVTLLATAPAPAFLASRLQPDASALFGAWLLGIGQVVFIDDRLAAACLVTAVAVANWRDALWLLAGSALGLAIATLLGAPWPDGLAGFNPALAALALAQWRSGWSLPVLGMLAAIAFWLILQGLGLPTLTLPFLLATWLGLLIRPPRRSHSG, translated from the coding sequence ATGCGTGCTCCCGTTGCACTTCGCGCCGTGCTCCATGCCTTTGCCCAGATTTTCCTCCAGCGCCATGCCGGCTGTGGCGCGCTGGTCATCCTCGCACTGGCCCTGGCCAACCCGGCGCTGCTCGCTGGCGCCCTGTTCGGCGTTCTGATGGCCCATGCCGGCGCCGTCTGGCTGGGCTACCCGGCGGGCGATCACGAAGACGGTCTGTACGGCTACAACCCCGCCCTGCTCGGCGCGCTGCTGGTCCATCTACTCGGTCTTACGCCGGTGAGCCTGGCGACAATAGCGGCGGCCTCGCTAGCCAGCTGTCCGCTGCAGGCGTGGCTGCTCAACCGGCTGCGTCATCACGGCGGGCTGCCGGGGTTCACCTTTCCATTCGTCCTGATCGGATTCGTCACGCTGTTGGCGACTGCCCCTGCGCCTGCGTTCCTGGCCAGCAGGCTGCAGCCGGACGCCAGCGCGCTGTTCGGTGCCTGGCTGCTGGGCATCGGTCAGGTGGTCTTTATCGATGATCGGCTTGCGGCGGCCTGCCTGGTGACAGCGGTCGCCGTGGCGAACTGGCGTGATGCACTCTGGCTGCTGGCTGGCTCGGCGCTAGGCCTGGCGATTGCCACCTTGCTCGGCGCCCCCTGGCCCGACGGGCTGGCCGGCTTCAACCCGGCCCTGGCGGCCTTGGCGCTCGCCCAATGGCGGAGCGGCTGGAGCTTGCCGGTACTGGGCATGCTCGCCGCCATCGCGTTCTGGTTGATCCTTCAGGGTCTAGGGCTGCCGACCCTGACCCTGCCCTTTCTGCTGGCCACCTGGCTGGGCCTGCTGATTCGACCGCCGCGCCGCAGCCACAGCGGCTAG
- the pyk gene encoding pyruvate kinase, producing MKADKKVKILATLGPTTRSIDDVRALVGAGVNLFRLNFSHGEHADHAERFAWIREVERELNQPIGILMDLQGPKLRVGRFAEGKVRLERDQAFRLDLDPTPGDSQRVNLPHPEIIAALEPGMQLLIDDGRLRLTVTGRHGDAIDTRVVAGGELSDRKGVNVPEAVLELSPLTDKDRRDLTFGLQLGFDWVALSFVQRPQDIHEARKLIGDRAFLMAKIEKPSAVQHLREIARLSDAIMVARGDLGVEVPAENVPRIQKNIVRICRQLGRPVVVATQMLESMRFAPAPTRAEVTDVANAVAEGADAVMLSAETASGDYPLEAVSMMSKIIRQVESGPDFQAQLDVHRPNAEATLPDAISCAIRRISGILPVAVLVNYTESGRSSLRASRERPATPILSLTPSVATARKLTVAWGVYSVVDAPMRDMEQVSSHALELARAQGMADSGDTVLITAGVPLGQPGTTNTLRIEVLS from the coding sequence ATGAAAGCCGACAAGAAGGTCAAGATACTTGCCACCCTAGGCCCCACCACCCGCAGCATCGACGATGTGCGCGCACTGGTCGGAGCCGGGGTCAACCTGTTCCGCCTGAACTTCAGCCATGGCGAGCACGCCGACCATGCCGAGCGCTTCGCCTGGATTCGCGAGGTGGAGCGTGAGCTGAACCAGCCGATCGGCATCCTCATGGACCTGCAAGGGCCCAAGCTCAGGGTGGGCCGCTTCGCCGAAGGCAAGGTGCGACTGGAACGCGACCAGGCCTTCCGCCTGGATCTGGATCCGACGCCGGGCGACAGCCAGCGGGTCAACCTGCCGCATCCGGAAATCATCGCCGCGCTGGAACCCGGCATGCAGTTGCTGATTGACGATGGCCGCTTGCGCCTTACCGTCACCGGGCGCCACGGCGATGCAATCGACACCCGCGTGGTGGCCGGCGGCGAGTTGTCCGACCGCAAGGGCGTCAATGTCCCGGAAGCAGTACTGGAGCTGAGCCCGCTGACGGACAAGGATCGCCGCGACCTGACGTTCGGCCTGCAGCTGGGTTTCGATTGGGTCGCACTGTCCTTCGTCCAGCGCCCGCAGGATATTCATGAGGCGCGCAAGCTGATCGGTGATCGCGCCTTCCTGATGGCCAAGATCGAGAAGCCGTCGGCTGTGCAGCATCTGCGCGAGATCGCACGCCTGTCCGACGCAATCATGGTGGCGCGCGGCGACCTGGGCGTGGAAGTGCCGGCCGAGAACGTGCCGCGTATCCAGAAGAACATCGTGCGCATCTGCCGTCAGCTGGGTCGACCGGTCGTAGTGGCCACGCAGATGCTCGAGTCCATGCGCTTCGCCCCGGCGCCGACTCGCGCCGAGGTCACCGACGTGGCCAATGCGGTTGCCGAGGGCGCGGACGCGGTGATGCTCTCCGCGGAAACCGCTTCCGGCGACTACCCGCTGGAAGCGGTGAGCATGATGAGCAAGATCATTCGCCAGGTGGAAAGCGGCCCGGATTTCCAGGCTCAGCTCGATGTACACCGACCGAACGCAGAGGCCACCCTGCCGGATGCCATCAGCTGCGCCATCCGCCGTATCAGCGGCATCCTGCCGGTGGCAGTGCTAGTCAACTACACCGAGTCAGGACGGTCGAGCCTGCGCGCCTCGCGCGAGCGCCCGGCCACGCCGATCCTAAGCCTGACGCCGAGCGTCGCCACCGCGCGTAAGCTCACCGTGGCCTGGGGCGTGTACTCGGTAGTGGATGCACCGATGCGCGACATGGAACAGGTCAGCAGTCACGCCCTGGAACTAGCGCGTGCACAGGGCATGGCGGATAGCGGCGACACGGTGCTGATCACCGCCGGCGTTCCCCTCGGCCAGCCGGGCACTACCAACACGCTGCGCATCGAAGTCCTGAGCTGA
- a CDS encoding glycerate kinase type-2 family protein, whose amino-acid sequence MTLDPQALLRQLFDSAIEAAHPRHVLVDHLPEDRSGRAIVIGAGKAAAAMAEAIEKVWEGELSGLVVTRYEHHADCRRIEVVEAAHPVPDDAGERVARRVLELVSNLEESDRVIFLLSGGGSSLLALPAEGISLADKQAINKALLRSGAHIGEMNCVRKHLSAIKGGRLAKACWPASVYTYAISDVPGDEATVIASGPTVADPTTSAQALEILERYHIEVPANVRAWLEDPRSETLKPGDPMLSRSHFQLIATPQQSLDAAAEAARAAGITPLILGDLEGEAREVAKVHAGIARQVVLHGQPIAAPCVILSGGETTVTVRGNGRGGRNAEFLLSLTENLQGLPGVYAMAGDTDGIDGSEDNAGALMTPNSYTRAEAQGMRAADALANNDGYGYFAALDSLIVTGPTRTNVNDFRAILILPPSA is encoded by the coding sequence ATGACCCTCGACCCACAAGCCCTGCTGCGCCAGTTGTTCGACAGCGCCATCGAGGCCGCTCACCCGCGTCACGTGCTTGTCGACCACCTGCCGGAAGACCGCAGCGGTCGCGCCATCGTCATTGGCGCAGGCAAGGCGGCCGCGGCCATGGCCGAAGCCATCGAGAAGGTATGGGAAGGCGAACTCTCCGGCCTCGTGGTGACTCGCTACGAGCACCATGCCGACTGCCGCCGCATCGAGGTCGTCGAGGCCGCCCACCCGGTACCGGACGATGCCGGCGAGCGCGTCGCCCGGCGCGTGCTGGAACTGGTCAGCAACCTCGAGGAAAGCGACCGGGTGATCTTCTTGCTTTCTGGCGGCGGCTCCTCGCTGCTGGCACTGCCGGCAGAAGGCATCTCGCTGGCCGACAAGCAGGCGATCAACAAGGCCTTGCTGCGCTCCGGCGCGCACATCGGCGAGATGAACTGCGTGCGCAAGCACCTTTCGGCGATCAAGGGCGGACGCCTGGCCAAAGCCTGCTGGCCAGCGAGCGTTTACACCTATGCGATTTCCGACGTGCCCGGCGACGAAGCCACGGTAATAGCGTCCGGCCCCACCGTGGCCGATCCGACTACATCGGCGCAGGCATTGGAAATTCTCGAGCGTTATCACATCGAGGTGCCGGCCAACGTTCGCGCCTGGCTCGAAGACCCACGCTCGGAAACCCTCAAGCCGGGCGATCCGATGCTTTCGCGCAGCCACTTCCAGTTGATCGCCACGCCGCAACAATCGCTCGACGCGGCGGCTGAGGCGGCCCGCGCTGCCGGCATTACGCCGCTGATCCTCGGCGATCTGGAAGGCGAGGCGCGCGAGGTCGCCAAGGTCCATGCCGGTATCGCTCGTCAGGTGGTGCTGCACGGCCAGCCGATCGCCGCGCCTTGCGTGATCCTCTCTGGCGGTGAAACCACGGTGACCGTGCGCGGCAACGGTCGTGGCGGGCGCAACGCCGAATTTCTCCTGAGCCTCACCGAAAACCTCCAGGGCCTGCCTGGGGTTTACGCGATGGCCGGTGACACTGACGGCATCGATGGCTCGGAAGACAACGCCGGCGCGCTGATGACCCCGAACAGCTACACCCGTGCCGAGGCCCAGGGCATGCGCGCCGCCGATGCGCTGGCCAACAATGATGGCTACGGCTACTTCGCCGCGCTGGACAGCCTGATCGTCACCGGCCCGACGCGCACCAACGTCAACGATTTTCGCGCCATCCTGATTCTGCCGCCCTCGGCCTAG
- a CDS encoding 2-hydroxy-3-oxopropionate reductase, with the protein MAKIGFIGTGIMGLPMAQNLQKAGHSLFVSTHHDPAPASLLEAGAVALANPKEVAQEAEFIIVMVPDTPHVEDVLFRENGIAEGVGPNKLVIDMSSISPSATKQFAEKINATGAQYLDAPVSGGEVGAKAATLSIMVGGSEESFARALPLFQAMGKNITLVGGNGDGQTAKVANQIIVALNIQAVGEALLFAAKNGADPARVREALMGGFAGSKILEVHGERMIKGTFDPGFRISLHQKDLNLALAGARELGLNLPNTANAQQVFSTCAAIGGSGWDHSALIKGLEHMANFSIRKE; encoded by the coding sequence ATGGCTAAGATCGGATTTATCGGCACCGGCATCATGGGCTTGCCCATGGCTCAGAACCTGCAGAAGGCCGGCCACAGCCTTTTCGTTTCCACACACCACGATCCTGCTCCGGCGTCCCTGCTCGAAGCCGGTGCCGTCGCCCTGGCCAACCCGAAGGAAGTCGCCCAGGAAGCCGAGTTCATCATCGTCATGGTGCCGGATACCCCGCACGTCGAAGATGTGCTGTTCCGTGAGAACGGCATTGCCGAAGGTGTTGGCCCGAACAAGCTGGTGATCGACATGAGCTCGATCTCCCCTAGCGCCACCAAGCAGTTCGCCGAAAAGATCAACGCTACCGGCGCCCAGTACCTCGACGCACCGGTATCAGGCGGTGAAGTCGGCGCCAAGGCCGCAACGCTGTCGATCATGGTCGGCGGCAGCGAAGAAAGTTTCGCCCGTGCCCTGCCGCTGTTCCAGGCGATGGGCAAGAACATCACCCTGGTCGGCGGCAACGGCGACGGCCAGACCGCCAAGGTGGCCAACCAGATCATCGTTGCGCTGAACATCCAGGCCGTCGGCGAGGCCCTGCTGTTCGCCGCGAAGAACGGTGCCGATCCGGCCCGCGTTCGCGAGGCACTGATGGGCGGTTTCGCCGGTTCGAAAATTCTCGAAGTGCATGGCGAACGCATGATCAAGGGCACCTTCGACCCGGGCTTCCGCATCAGCCTGCATCAGAAGGACCTCAACCTGGCCTTGGCCGGCGCTCGCGAGCTGGGCCTGAACCTGCCCAACACGGCCAACGCGCAACAGGTATTCAGCACCTGCGCGGCCATCGGCGGCAGCGGCTGGGACCACTCGGCGCTGATCAAGGGCCTGGAGCACATGGCCAATTTCTCGATCCGCAAGGAGTAA
- the hyi gene encoding hydroxypyruvate isomerase, with the protein MPRFAANLSMLFTEQDFTDRFAAAAQAGFSGVEYLFPYDYPAEEIKARLEANGLTQVLFNLPAGDWASGERGIAILPERVEEFRAGVDQAIAYAKVLGNTQVNCLAGIAPRSADLGKLEMTFIENLRYAAQKLEQAGIRLVMEMINTRDIPRFFLNNTSQAQEIRGKVGHPNLFLQYDIYHMQIMEGDLARTIETNLEAINHIQLADNPGRNEPGTGEINYHFLFEHLDRIGYQGWVGCEYKPATTTEAGLGWLKSHNAI; encoded by the coding sequence ATGCCCCGCTTTGCCGCCAACCTGTCGATGCTGTTCACCGAGCAGGACTTTACTGACCGCTTCGCCGCCGCCGCCCAGGCCGGCTTCAGCGGTGTCGAGTACCTGTTCCCCTACGACTACCCGGCCGAGGAGATCAAGGCCCGGCTGGAGGCCAACGGCCTGACCCAGGTGCTGTTCAACCTGCCGGCCGGTGACTGGGCGAGCGGAGAGCGCGGTATCGCGATCCTGCCGGAGCGAGTCGAAGAGTTCCGCGCGGGCGTCGATCAAGCGATCGCCTATGCCAAGGTGCTCGGCAACACTCAGGTCAACTGCCTGGCCGGTATCGCTCCGCGCAGCGCCGACCTCGGCAAGCTGGAGATGACCTTCATCGAGAACCTTCGCTATGCCGCGCAGAAACTCGAACAGGCCGGTATCCGCCTGGTGATGGAGATGATCAACACCCGCGACATCCCGCGCTTCTTCCTCAACAACACCTCCCAGGCGCAGGAAATTCGCGGCAAGGTCGGCCATCCCAACCTGTTCCTGCAGTACGACATCTATCACATGCAGATCATGGAAGGTGACCTGGCCCGGACCATCGAAACCAACCTGGAGGCGATCAACCACATCCAGCTGGCCGACAACCCGGGCCGTAACGAACCGGGCACCGGCGAGATCAACTACCACTTCCTGTTCGAGCATCTGGACCGCATCGGCTACCAGGGCTGGGTCGGCTGTGAATACAAGCCGGCCACCACTACGGAAGCAGGCCTTGGCTGGCTGAAAAGCCACAACGCCATCTGA
- the gcl gene encoding glyoxylate carboligase, translating into MARMRAIDAAVAVLRKEGIDTAFGIPGAAINPLYSALRADGGIRHILARHVEGASHMAEGYTRTKAGNIGVCIGTSGPAGTDMITGLYSAWADSIPILCITGQAPRARLYKEDFQAVDIESIAKPVTKWAVTVREPALVPRVFQQAFHVMRSGRPGPVLIDLPFDVQMAEIEFDVDTYEPLAVYKPAATRKQVEKAIDMLCAAERPLIVAGGGIYNAGAEALLVEFAETVGVPVIPTLMGWGSIPDDHPLMAGMCGLQTSHRYGNANMLASDFVLGIGNRWANRHTGTVEVYTKDRTFVHVDIEPTQIGRVFSPDFGITSDAGAALKLFVEIAKERKAAGKLPDRTPWAADCQERKRTMLRKTHFDSVPMKPQRVYQCMNNAFGRDACYVSTIGLSQIAAAQFLHVYKPRHWINCGQAGPLGWTIPAALGVVAADPTRKVVALSGDYDFQFMIEELAVGAQFKLPYIHILVNNAYLGLIRQAQRGFEMDYCVQLGFENINADHSGMEGYGVDHVAVVEGLGCKAIRVFKQEDLRPAIEQAQAWMAEHQVPVVIEVILERVTNIAMGTEIDAINEFEALAEGREDAPTAIGLLD; encoded by the coding sequence ATGGCCCGAATGAGAGCAATCGATGCCGCCGTAGCGGTATTGCGCAAGGAAGGCATCGACACCGCCTTCGGCATCCCCGGTGCCGCGATCAATCCGCTGTACTCCGCCCTGCGCGCCGACGGCGGCATACGCCACATCCTTGCTCGTCATGTCGAAGGCGCTTCGCACATGGCCGAGGGCTATACCCGCACCAAGGCCGGCAACATCGGCGTGTGCATCGGCACCTCGGGCCCGGCCGGCACCGACATGATCACCGGCCTTTACTCCGCCTGGGCCGACTCGATACCGATCCTCTGCATCACCGGCCAGGCGCCGCGTGCTCGCCTCTATAAAGAAGATTTCCAGGCCGTGGACATCGAGTCCATCGCCAAGCCGGTGACCAAGTGGGCCGTGACCGTACGTGAGCCGGCGCTGGTGCCGCGCGTGTTCCAGCAAGCTTTCCACGTGATGCGCTCCGGTCGCCCCGGCCCTGTGCTGATCGACCTGCCGTTTGACGTGCAGATGGCCGAGATCGAATTCGACGTCGACACCTACGAACCGCTCGCCGTCTACAAGCCGGCCGCGACCCGCAAGCAGGTCGAGAAAGCCATCGACATGCTCTGCGCCGCCGAGCGTCCGCTGATCGTTGCTGGCGGCGGCATCTACAACGCCGGTGCCGAAGCTTTGCTGGTGGAGTTCGCCGAAACCGTTGGCGTACCGGTGATTCCGACCTTGATGGGCTGGGGCTCGATCCCCGATGACCATCCGCTGATGGCTGGCATGTGCGGGCTGCAGACCAGCCATCGCTACGGTAACGCGAACATGCTGGCCTCGGACTTCGTGCTCGGCATCGGCAACCGCTGGGCCAATCGCCACACCGGCACGGTCGAGGTCTACACCAAGGACCGCACCTTCGTGCACGTGGATATCGAACCGACCCAGATCGGCCGGGTGTTCTCGCCGGACTTCGGCATCACCTCCGATGCGGGCGCCGCGCTGAAGCTGTTCGTCGAAATCGCCAAGGAACGCAAGGCTGCGGGCAAGCTGCCGGATCGCACGCCGTGGGCTGCGGACTGCCAGGAGCGCAAGCGGACGATGCTGCGCAAGACCCACTTCGACTCGGTGCCGATGAAGCCGCAGCGCGTGTATCAGTGCATGAACAATGCCTTCGGCCGCGACGCCTGCTACGTCAGCACCATCGGTCTGTCGCAGATCGCCGCCGCGCAGTTCCTGCATGTCTACAAGCCGCGCCACTGGATCAACTGCGGCCAGGCCGGCCCGCTCGGCTGGACCATTCCGGCAGCGCTGGGTGTGGTCGCGGCTGACCCGACGCGCAAGGTGGTGGCGCTGTCGGGCGACTACGATTTCCAGTTCATGATCGAGGAGCTGGCGGTGGGTGCGCAGTTCAAGCTGCCCTACATCCACATCCTGGTGAACAACGCCTACCTCGGCCTGATCCGCCAGGCGCAGCGCGGCTTCGAGATGGATTACTGCGTGCAGCTGGGCTTCGAGAACATCAATGCCGACCACAGCGGCATGGAAGGTTACGGCGTCGACCACGTCGCGGTGGTCGAGGGCCTGGGCTGCAAGGCGATCCGCGTGTTCAAGCAGGAAGACCTGCGCCCCGCCATCGAACAGGCCCAGGCCTGGATGGCCGAGCATCAGGTGCCGGTGGTGATCGAGGTGATCCTCGAGCGGGTCACCAACATCGCCATGGGCACCGAGATCGACGCCATCAACGAATTCGAGGCGCTGGCCGAAGGCCGCGAAGACGCACCGACCGCGATTGGCTTGCTGGATTGA